From Acidipropionibacterium acidipropionici, one genomic window encodes:
- a CDS encoding LysR substrate-binding domain-containing protein, with protein MRDPDPSVLRIVDELARQEDETGRASISAVARSLGLAQPNVSRALRVFEKERGVQIVERSPSGSRLTDDGRAVASAGEPVLEAYRNLSEILAALRRHRSASVRIAASLTVAEYVLPPILLSFRRHRPDIEVSLRMENSEHVLERVRERGADLGFIESFERPRDVHYRTFGHDQLVIVALPGDSRAGGGPLSAEDLSQIALLVRERGSGTREVIDRAIPGGARVAAELPSASAIRTAAATGRAPAAISRLAVAEQLRTGALVELPLDPSVSLARPLKVVWPDGRMHEATALFLQEVLSAGRR; from the coding sequence ATGAGAGACCCTGATCCCTCCGTGCTGCGCATCGTGGACGAGTTGGCCCGCCAGGAGGATGAGACCGGCCGGGCCTCGATCAGCGCGGTGGCCCGCAGCCTCGGACTGGCCCAGCCCAATGTGTCGCGCGCCCTACGGGTCTTCGAGAAGGAGCGCGGGGTCCAGATCGTCGAGCGCTCGCCGTCCGGATCGCGCCTCACCGACGACGGGAGGGCGGTGGCGTCCGCCGGGGAGCCGGTGCTGGAGGCCTACCGGAACCTCTCAGAGATCCTCGCGGCGCTGCGTCGGCACCGGTCCGCGAGCGTGCGGATCGCCGCCTCTCTGACGGTGGCCGAGTACGTCCTGCCGCCGATTCTGCTGAGCTTCCGGCGTCACCGCCCGGATATCGAGGTCTCGCTGCGGATGGAGAACTCCGAGCACGTCCTGGAGCGCGTCCGGGAGAGGGGAGCGGACCTCGGGTTCATCGAGTCCTTCGAGCGGCCCAGGGATGTGCACTACCGCACCTTCGGCCACGATCAACTGGTCATCGTCGCCCTGCCCGGGGACTCCCGGGCGGGCGGAGGGCCGCTGAGCGCTGAGGACCTGTCCCAGATCGCTCTGCTCGTCCGGGAGCGCGGATCGGGTACCAGAGAGGTCATCGACCGGGCGATCCCGGGCGGGGCCCGGGTGGCCGCCGAGCTGCCGAGCGCCTCGGCCATCAGGACCGCCGCGGCGACCGGACGCGCACCGGCGGCGATCTCGAGGCTGGCGGTCGCCGAACAGCTGCGCACCGGTGCCCTGGTCGAACTGCCGCTGGATCCCTCCGTGAGCCTGGCCCGGCCGCTGAAGGTCGTGTGGCCCGATGGCCGGATGCATGAGGCCACCGCGCTCTTCCTGCAGGAGGTGCTCAGCGCTGGGAGGCGCTGA
- a CDS encoding LacI family DNA-binding transcriptional regulator: MGKNPTQSDVARLAGVSRGLVSLALSGSPMVAEDSRRRILAAAEELGYTRDLGAATLAAGRSQVLGVVLPDLRNPFFEGVVDAIGAHATTLKLLPLVATASDDRDREALILTRFRELRVAGVIMVSPVQPLDALETAAKAQPTVLIGADVASASLDTVHVDEDAAARLIVDHLVTRGWRSVVSLSEQSGPGEVWIERRQEALKAAARGAGLPYAGVEGRPGRGASAALREYLPQLGERAAVVAHNDLVAMDALAVVRDAGLRPGDDVAVIGFDDTYMAQRPEFDVTSVSQDTGELARLAMAALLERDEERGRHEAVVQPTLTVRSSS; encoded by the coding sequence ATGGGAAAGAACCCCACCCAGAGTGACGTCGCGCGCCTGGCAGGGGTCTCGCGCGGGCTGGTCTCCCTGGCCCTGTCCGGATCTCCCATGGTCGCCGAGGACTCGCGGCGGCGCATCCTCGCCGCGGCCGAGGAGCTCGGTTACACCCGCGACCTGGGGGCCGCGACGCTGGCGGCCGGGCGCTCCCAGGTGCTCGGCGTCGTCCTGCCCGATCTGCGCAACCCCTTCTTCGAGGGAGTGGTCGACGCCATCGGGGCCCACGCCACCACCCTGAAACTGCTGCCCCTGGTGGCCACCGCCTCCGACGACCGGGACCGGGAGGCCCTCATTCTCACCCGATTCCGCGAACTGCGGGTCGCCGGGGTGATCATGGTCTCCCCGGTGCAGCCCCTGGATGCCCTCGAGACCGCCGCGAAGGCCCAACCGACCGTGCTCATCGGCGCCGATGTGGCCTCCGCGAGCCTCGACACGGTCCACGTCGACGAGGACGCCGCGGCCCGCCTCATCGTCGACCACCTCGTCACCCGGGGATGGCGATCGGTGGTCTCCCTCTCCGAGCAGAGCGGCCCCGGCGAGGTCTGGATCGAACGGCGTCAGGAGGCTCTCAAGGCTGCCGCGCGGGGAGCCGGGCTTCCCTACGCCGGCGTCGAGGGGAGGCCTGGTCGCGGCGCGTCGGCGGCCCTGCGCGAATACCTTCCGCAGCTGGGGGAGCGGGCCGCGGTGGTGGCCCACAACGACCTGGTCGCCATGGATGCGCTGGCCGTGGTGCGCGATGCCGGGCTTCGCCCGGGCGACGATGTGGCCGTGATCGGATTCGACGACACCTACATGGCCCAGCGCCCCGAGTTCGACGTCACCTCGGTCTCCCAGGACACCGGGGAACTCGCCCGGCTGGCGATGGCGGCGCTGCTCGAGCGCGACGAGGAGCGAGGACGCCACGAGGCCGTGGTCCAGCCCACGTTGACGGTCCGCAGCTCAAGTTGA
- a CDS encoding sugar phosphate isomerase/epimerase family protein, which produces MNIGAYTACLHNYTLEESLDILKGNGLTGAEVNVGGFIPSPHCPVDLLIGSKTARDDYLGIFADKGMRLAGFNCSGNVLSPLPDVGPRHDYDLRRAIELAGKLGVDEIVCMSGTPGTDPDAKYPAWVVNPWNGVELEVLEYQKSVADPYWREMDKRAQDAGVKLAWELHPHNIAFTPVNFLEFADRIDAKNVGVNMDPSHLMWQQMDIVASIKLLGDHIFHVHAKDTKLYPGVATRGVIDSSFGPVPENPADHTPTGMSHYCSSWPEDPAWRFVGIGVGHDVAWWTEFLRAIKDINPEMNVNIEHEDQSMSQLDGIAFAAKNLLEAEKAA; this is translated from the coding sequence ATGAATATCGGTGCGTACACCGCCTGCCTCCACAACTACACGCTCGAGGAGTCCCTCGACATCCTCAAGGGCAACGGCCTGACCGGCGCCGAGGTCAACGTCGGCGGCTTCATCCCCTCGCCGCACTGCCCGGTCGACCTGCTCATCGGGTCGAAGACCGCCCGCGACGACTACCTGGGCATCTTCGCCGACAAGGGCATGCGCCTGGCCGGCTTCAACTGCTCCGGCAACGTCCTGTCCCCGCTGCCCGACGTGGGCCCCCGCCACGACTACGACCTGCGGCGGGCCATCGAACTGGCCGGCAAGCTCGGCGTCGACGAGATCGTCTGCATGTCCGGCACGCCCGGAACCGACCCCGACGCCAAGTACCCGGCCTGGGTGGTCAACCCCTGGAACGGCGTCGAACTCGAGGTGCTGGAGTACCAGAAGAGCGTCGCCGATCCGTACTGGCGCGAGATGGACAAGCGCGCCCAGGACGCCGGGGTCAAGCTGGCCTGGGAGCTGCATCCGCACAACATCGCCTTCACGCCGGTGAACTTCCTCGAGTTCGCCGACCGCATCGATGCCAAGAACGTCGGCGTGAACATGGATCCGTCCCACCTCATGTGGCAGCAGATGGATATCGTCGCCTCGATCAAGCTGCTCGGCGATCACATCTTCCACGTCCACGCCAAGGACACCAAGCTGTACCCGGGGGTCGCCACTCGCGGGGTCATCGACTCCAGCTTCGGGCCGGTGCCCGAGAACCCGGCCGACCACACGCCCACCGGGATGAGCCACTACTGCTCCTCCTGGCCCGAGGATCCGGCCTGGCGGTTCGTGGGCATCGGGGTGGGCCACGACGTCGCCTGGTGGACCGAGTTCCTGCGCGCCATCAAGGACATCAACCCTGAGATGAACGTCAATATTGAGCACGAGGACCAGTCGATGAGCCAGCTCGACGGCATCGCCTTCGCGGCGAAGAACCTGCTGGAGGCCGAGAAGGCCGCCTGA
- a CDS encoding zinc-binding dehydrogenase, protein MTVQIPETMRAAVLRDVDKGLEVGKIRTPHPKAGEVLVKVSACGLCHSDLHVIGGAIAFPKPAVLGHEVAGEIVEVGPGNEHNDLAVGQKVAGAFLMPCGQCDACAEGRDDLCGPFFDLNRIQGKLYDGTTRLADLDGTPIAMYSMGGLAEYCVIPSTSVAVVPDAIDPVKGAILGCAAMTAYGAVRRGADLRYGETVAVVATGGVGSNIIQISKAFGAKQIIAIDVADDKLEAARALGATDVVNSMNENVHDAVFALTGGRGVDVAFEALGRPQTWNSALDALRDGGRMVPIGLGAGVQTAEVEINRTVRRSQSIIGNYGARTRQDLPEVVRMAAEGSIHYQDIVTRKFSLDQAGEGYELLKAGKIQGRGVVDMSL, encoded by the coding sequence ATGACTGTACAAATCCCGGAAACCATGCGGGCGGCCGTCCTGCGTGACGTCGACAAGGGCCTGGAGGTGGGGAAGATCCGTACCCCCCACCCGAAGGCCGGTGAAGTGCTGGTCAAGGTCAGCGCCTGTGGCCTGTGCCACTCCGATCTGCACGTGATCGGTGGTGCGATCGCCTTCCCGAAGCCTGCGGTGCTCGGCCATGAGGTGGCCGGCGAGATCGTGGAGGTGGGCCCGGGCAACGAGCACAACGACCTGGCGGTGGGGCAGAAGGTGGCCGGGGCGTTCCTGATGCCGTGCGGTCAGTGCGATGCCTGCGCCGAGGGGCGCGACGACCTCTGCGGTCCGTTCTTCGACCTCAACCGGATCCAGGGCAAGCTGTACGACGGCACGACCCGTCTGGCCGATCTGGACGGGACGCCGATCGCGATGTACTCGATGGGCGGTCTGGCCGAGTACTGCGTGATCCCCTCGACGTCGGTGGCTGTGGTGCCCGATGCGATCGACCCGGTCAAGGGCGCGATCCTCGGCTGCGCGGCGATGACGGCCTACGGCGCGGTGCGCCGCGGGGCGGATCTGCGGTACGGGGAGACGGTGGCGGTCGTGGCCACCGGCGGTGTGGGCTCCAACATCATTCAGATCTCCAAGGCCTTCGGGGCGAAGCAGATCATCGCCATCGACGTGGCCGACGACAAGCTGGAGGCGGCCCGGGCGCTGGGTGCCACCGACGTCGTCAACTCGATGAATGAGAACGTCCACGACGCGGTGTTCGCCCTGACCGGCGGCCGGGGCGTGGATGTGGCCTTCGAGGCCCTGGGGCGTCCCCAGACCTGGAACTCGGCCCTGGATGCGCTGCGTGACGGCGGCCGGATGGTGCCGATCGGCCTGGGAGCCGGCGTGCAGACCGCCGAGGTGGAGATCAACAGGACGGTGCGCCGGTCGCAGTCGATCATCGGCAACTACGGTGCCCGGACGCGGCAGGACCTGCCCGAGGTGGTGCGGATGGCCGCCGAGGGGTCGATCCACTACCAGGACATCGTGACCCGTAAGTTCTCCCTCGACCAGGCCGGTGAGGGCTATGAGCTGCTGAAGGCCGGCAAGATCCAGGGACGCGGCGTCGTCGACATGTCCCTGTGA